One part of the Quercus lobata isolate SW786 chromosome 7, ValleyOak3.0 Primary Assembly, whole genome shotgun sequence genome encodes these proteins:
- the LOC115953817 gene encoding UPF0481 protein At3g47200-like: protein MHSVSMESCLSSAVTRESCETSRGATEEVQVHSISIQTSTLEARFETVKKAGEKANNHSPTPKIQKVIFLLRDEKNFQKYYEPRVVSLGPIHHGKEKYQLGEGYKLVLTCEFVNGSGKEIKDLYKKIEDNIKELRECFEEEVTKAYDDEALAWLLFVDGCAILQYIYCATKDQFKQLNIKTDSVTFGQQDLFLLENQLPYRLLKWLMGLSKMEKELRESIETYVAHHSMVPDDQQLKQQQTKGKKGDAFCSEEKLKEQIISIDEEPVHLLDHLRTKLLGKAPLESSMILKGKAVKDWQSYRNIQELKAAGIHLKRSDNSCLRNIRFSKQILHFGHLYLPPIIVDDSTRPKFLNLIAYEMCLDFENDFEITSYISFLDSLIDEASDVKMLRKARILHNFLGSDEEVAQLFNEIGTDLVPNPFIYLNVKLQIQGFYDCKCTTWMAQFIHDHFSSPWTFLAFCGVLLGLGLTAAQTWYAVKSSWSGDSGP from the coding sequence ATGCATTCTGTTTCCATGGAGTCCTGTTTGAGTAGCGCTGTCACAAGAGAATCTTGTGAAACAAGTAGAGGTGCCACTGAGGAGGTCCAAGTGCACAGCATTTCAATACAAACTAGTACCCTGGAGGCAAGGTTTGAAACTGTAAAGAAGGCAGGAGAAAAAGCAAATAATCACTCTCCAACACCAAAGATACAGAAGGTTATATTCTTGCTGCgagatgaaaaaaatttccaaaagtaCTATGAGCCAAGAGTGGTATCACTTGGTCCCATCCATCATGGTAAAGAAAAGTACCAGCTAGGAGAGGGGTACAAGCTTGTGTTGACATGTGAATTCGTCAATGGTAGCGGCAAGGAAATAAAAGATTTATACAAGAAGATTGAGGATAACATCAAGGAACTGAGGGAATGCTTCGAGGAGGAGGTGACCAAAGCATATGATGATGAGGCCCTTGCTTGGCTGTTGTTCGTGGATGGCTGTGCAATACTACAATACATATACTGCGCTACTAAAGACCAGTTCAAACAGTTGAACATAAAAACTGACAGTGTTACATTTGGACAACAGGATTTGTTCTTGCTGGAGAACCAACTTCCTTATCGTCTTCTCAAATGGTTGATGGGCTTGAGTAAGATGGAAAAGGAGTTGAGGGAATCAATTGAAACTTATGTTGCACACCACAGTATGGTACCAGATGACCAGCAATTGAAGCAGCAACAAACAAAAGGCAAGAAAGGCGATGCATTTTGTTCAGAGGAGAAGCTAAAAGAACAAATCATATCAATTGATGAAGAGCCTGTCCATCTTCTCGATCATCTGAGGACAAAACTCTTGGGTAAAGCACCACTGGAATCTTCTATGATTCTGAAGGGAAAAGCAGTCAAAGATTGGCAATCCTATCGCAACATTCAGGAGCTTAAAGCAGCAGGAATCCATTTGAAACGTAGTGACAATAGTTGCTTGCGTAACATACGTTTTAGTAAACAAATCCTTCATTTTGGGCACCTTTATCTTCCACCAATTATTGTGGATGACTCAACGAGGCCAAAGTTCTTGAACTTGATAGCCTACGAAATGTGTCtggattttgaaaatgatttcGAGATCACCTCTTACATATCTTTTCTTGATTCACTGATCGATGAAGCTAGCGATGTTAAGATGCTAAGGAAAGCACGGATTCTCCACAACTTCCTTGGCAGTGATGAAGAAGTGGCTCAGCTCTTCAATGAGATAGGCACCGACTTGGTGCCTAACCCCTTTATATATCTGAATGTTAAGTTGCAGATTCAGGGATTCTATGACTGCAAATGTACAACATGGATGGCTCAATTCATCCACGACCATTTCAGCAGTCCTTGGACGTTTCTTGCTTTCTGTGGTGTATTACTAGGACTTGGTCTAACTGCCGCTCAGACTTGGTATGCTGTCAAGTCTTCCTGGTCAGGAGACTCAGGACCATGA